A genomic window from Arthrobacter globiformis includes:
- a CDS encoding hotdog fold thioesterase, which produces MAETAIPGVAHHILENDYASEWMGIEVLRLSDGHATIRMTLRQEMLNGFGMAHGGMIFAFADSAFALACNPASPADPDSITVAAGVDINFLKPAYQGQVITAVADRRSSAGRSGLYDIQIFAADPGADLSSGKPGELIAEFRGRSRTIPKK; this is translated from the coding sequence ATGGCTGAAACGGCAATCCCCGGTGTGGCCCACCACATCCTCGAGAACGATTACGCCTCGGAATGGATGGGCATCGAAGTCCTCAGACTCAGCGACGGCCACGCAACCATCCGGATGACCCTCCGGCAGGAAATGCTGAACGGCTTCGGCATGGCCCACGGCGGAATGATCTTCGCCTTCGCGGACTCTGCGTTCGCCCTCGCCTGCAACCCCGCGTCGCCCGCCGACCCGGACAGCATCACCGTTGCTGCCGGCGTCGACATTAACTTCCTCAAGCCGGCCTATCAGGGCCAGGTCATCACTGCCGTCGCCGACCGCCGCTCCAGCGCGGGCCGCAGCGGCCTCTACGACATCCAGATCTTCGCTGCCGATCCCGGTGCGGACCTCAGTTCGGGCAAGCCCGGTGAACTCATTGCCGAGTTCCGCGGACGCAGCCGTACCATCCCCAAGAAGTAG
- a CDS encoding CPBP family intramembrane glutamic endopeptidase yields MSPAGRASDPSVPPLRRLIAARPVTAFLVVAIGLTWLALILSIALLGNAMPGILAELLILLGTAVLVTRAAGGKPGVRDLFRQTVRWRVGAGWYVAAVLALPALTVLIAAATGTFHQPADGWAPVAGSYLLNTLIVGALLGNIWEELAWTGVVQRRLMERHGLVAGSLLTAIPFALIHLPLAFGDKGFGGTPWPDVAVAWGVLLVFAPLFRLLVGIAYLGTSQSLLIVALLHASFNASSADKFTVFDGAWQQIAAATVLLVILARLRKFRALAAGAGHGAAVAP; encoded by the coding sequence ATGAGTCCCGCTGGCCGCGCTTCCGATCCGTCCGTCCCTCCGCTGCGCCGGCTCATCGCTGCCCGCCCGGTGACCGCGTTCCTGGTCGTTGCGATCGGGCTGACGTGGCTGGCCCTGATCCTGTCCATCGCGCTGCTCGGCAATGCGATGCCCGGCATCCTCGCCGAACTGCTCATCCTGCTGGGAACGGCCGTCCTGGTGACCCGGGCGGCCGGCGGCAAGCCCGGCGTGCGGGATCTGTTCCGCCAAACCGTCCGATGGCGCGTCGGAGCGGGCTGGTATGTGGCGGCGGTCCTGGCCCTGCCCGCCCTGACCGTGCTCATCGCGGCCGCCACCGGCACGTTCCATCAGCCCGCGGACGGGTGGGCCCCGGTCGCAGGGTCATACCTGCTGAACACGCTGATCGTAGGCGCCCTGCTGGGGAACATCTGGGAGGAGCTGGCATGGACGGGGGTGGTCCAGCGCCGGCTGATGGAGCGCCACGGCCTGGTTGCCGGCAGCCTGCTCACCGCCATTCCCTTCGCGCTCATCCATCTGCCGCTGGCCTTCGGGGACAAGGGCTTCGGCGGCACCCCGTGGCCGGACGTGGCGGTTGCGTGGGGTGTGCTTCTGGTCTTCGCGCCGCTGTTCCGACTGCTGGTGGGCATCGCCTACCTCGGAACGAGCCAGAGCCTGCTGATCGTGGCACTCCTCCACGCCTCGTTCAACGCCTCCTCGGCGGACAAGTTCACAGTGTTCGACGGCGCGTGGCAGCAGATTGCTGCGGCCACCGTTTTGCTGGTGATCCTGGCGCGGCTCCGGAAATTCCGCGCCCTGGCGGCGGGGGCAGGCCATGGCGCAGCCGTCGCCCCCTGA
- a CDS encoding CPBP family intramembrane glutamic endopeptidase, with amino-acid sequence MGWPAAHRLALFFALAFAISWLVWPLTLLNPNSSPLIPFGPALAAAITAFLAGGKAELLQLLRQLARWRVAGRWYLAAAGLPCLLVTLATGLTVSGGASAPELGPNPGWFMLLGTFAFTLVTVGLFEELGWRGYALPLLQRDHPALSAALLLGLVWAAWHLPELLSDPTGQRPPLPFLLMVLAQSVLLAWLYNSSGSVPICMVFHAAFNTSGALVFPALLGPDYLTLWWTVALLHVLAALVVIAVAGPLRLARTLDMNPSNGIT; translated from the coding sequence ATGGGCTGGCCCGCCGCCCACCGGCTCGCGCTGTTCTTCGCCCTGGCGTTCGCCATTTCCTGGCTGGTGTGGCCGCTGACCCTCCTCAACCCGAACAGCTCGCCCCTGATACCGTTCGGGCCTGCCCTGGCCGCGGCCATCACTGCCTTTCTCGCCGGCGGCAAGGCCGAGCTGCTGCAACTGCTCCGGCAACTGGCCCGGTGGCGCGTGGCCGGCCGCTGGTATTTGGCCGCCGCGGGACTGCCCTGCCTGCTGGTGACGCTGGCGACCGGACTCACGGTCTCCGGCGGCGCGTCCGCCCCGGAGCTCGGACCCAATCCAGGCTGGTTCATGCTGCTCGGCACCTTCGCGTTCACGCTGGTGACCGTTGGCCTCTTCGAGGAGCTGGGCTGGCGCGGCTACGCCCTTCCGCTCCTGCAGCGGGACCACCCGGCCCTGTCGGCGGCACTGCTCCTCGGGCTGGTGTGGGCGGCGTGGCACCTTCCGGAGCTGCTGTCGGATCCCACCGGGCAGCGGCCGCCGCTTCCGTTCCTGCTTATGGTCCTAGCGCAGTCCGTGCTGTTGGCCTGGCTCTACAACAGCAGCGGCAGTGTTCCCATCTGCATGGTTTTCCACGCCGCGTTCAACACCTCCGGCGCCCTGGTCTTTCCAGCCCTGCTGGGGCCTGACTACCTCACGCTCTGGTGGACCGTGGCGCTCCTGCATGTCCTGGCCGCGCTGGTGGTCATCGCCGTCGCCGGGCCCCTCCGGCTGGCCCGCACCCTTGACATGAACCCCTCCAATGGGATTACCTAA
- a CDS encoding acetate kinase has translation MLVLVINSGSSSLKYQVRDVAEGSVLTEGLIERIGMSNGGQGDGEVVGPADHAEALEQVDAAIHQVLGDRQLDAVGHRVVHGGERFGEPVLIDNEITRAIERLNPLAPLHNPANVLGIRAITKKWPGMPQVAVFDTAFHRSLPEHAWRYAIPDELYTNHGIRRYGFHGTSHEYVTNRAAALLDIPVEEFDGVIAHLGNGASVTAIQGGKSVDTSMGFTPLEGLVMGTRSGDLDPSILVFLARTGWNAEDLDSMLNRESGLKGLAGNNDMRSVVEAAESGDSRAATALAVTSYRLAKYIGGYHVAVGGAKALVFTAGIGENSHQFRALVGEKLGALGIELDAGLNSERSKEPRVISTEASAIPVLVVPTDEERAIAEATAAVVGG, from the coding sequence ATGCTCGTGCTCGTCATCAACTCCGGCTCGTCCTCGCTCAAGTACCAGGTGCGCGACGTCGCCGAAGGCAGCGTGCTCACCGAGGGGCTGATCGAGCGCATCGGCATGTCCAACGGCGGCCAGGGCGACGGCGAGGTGGTGGGCCCGGCGGACCACGCCGAAGCCCTTGAGCAGGTGGACGCGGCCATCCATCAGGTGCTGGGGGACCGGCAGCTGGACGCGGTGGGGCACCGGGTGGTGCACGGCGGCGAGCGGTTCGGCGAGCCCGTGCTGATCGACAACGAGATCACCCGCGCCATCGAACGGCTCAACCCGCTGGCGCCGCTGCACAACCCCGCGAACGTGCTGGGCATCCGCGCCATCACGAAGAAGTGGCCGGGCATGCCGCAGGTGGCCGTGTTCGACACCGCCTTCCACCGCAGCCTGCCCGAGCACGCCTGGCGCTACGCCATTCCCGACGAGCTCTACACGAACCACGGGATCCGCCGGTACGGCTTCCACGGGACCTCGCACGAATACGTCACCAACCGTGCCGCCGCGCTGCTGGATATCCCGGTGGAGGAGTTCGACGGCGTGATCGCCCACCTCGGCAACGGCGCCTCCGTCACCGCGATCCAGGGCGGCAAGTCCGTGGACACGTCGATGGGCTTCACGCCGCTGGAGGGCCTGGTCATGGGCACCCGCTCCGGCGACCTGGACCCGTCCATCCTGGTGTTCCTGGCCCGCACCGGCTGGAATGCCGAGGACCTCGATTCCATGCTCAACCGCGAGTCCGGGCTTAAGGGGCTGGCCGGCAACAACGACATGCGTTCGGTGGTGGAGGCGGCCGAGTCCGGTGATTCCCGCGCGGCCACCGCCCTGGCGGTCACGTCCTACCGGCTGGCCAAGTACATCGGCGGCTACCACGTGGCGGTGGGCGGGGCGAAGGCCCTGGTGTTCACGGCCGGGATCGGCGAGAACTCGCACCAGTTCCGCGCTTTGGTGGGGGAGAAGCTGGGGGCGCTGGGCATAGAGCTCGACGCCGGGCTGAACAGTGAGCGGTCCAAGGAACCCCGCGTGATTTCCACCGAAGCGTCCGCCATCCCCGTGCTGGTGGTGCCCACGGACGAAGAGCGCGCCATCGCCGAGGCAACAGCCGCCGTCGTCGGGGGCTAG